The proteins below come from a single Saccharopolyspora sp. SCSIO 74807 genomic window:
- a CDS encoding TetR family transcriptional regulator C-terminal domain-containing protein, translated as MPKTVDHAQRRAAIADGLVRVAAREGLHAVTMRAVAAEAGVSLRLVQYYFHSKAQLMHSALLHLEERSHQRWAERMRARGGSTRELVAELLAEALPTDEASRAFHLVWTSFAALAMTDAELSAQPFVEGPQRLEEQLTGLLTRARENGELLASADPAIESARLLALGHGLGTTVLVGQRTADSARTVLTYHLNALFG; from the coding sequence TTGCCGAAGACCGTCGATCACGCCCAGCGCCGAGCCGCGATCGCGGACGGCCTCGTGCGGGTGGCCGCGCGGGAAGGGCTGCACGCGGTCACGATGCGCGCCGTCGCCGCCGAGGCCGGCGTCTCGTTGCGGCTGGTGCAGTACTACTTCCACAGCAAAGCCCAGCTCATGCACTCCGCCCTGCTGCACCTGGAAGAACGCAGCCACCAGCGGTGGGCGGAGCGGATGCGCGCTCGCGGCGGGTCGACCCGCGAGCTGGTCGCGGAACTGCTCGCCGAAGCGCTGCCCACCGACGAGGCGAGCCGGGCGTTCCACCTGGTGTGGACTTCGTTCGCGGCGCTGGCGATGACCGACGCCGAGCTGTCCGCGCAGCCGTTCGTCGAGGGCCCGCAACGGCTGGAGGAGCAGCTCACCGGCCTGCTTACGCGGGCGCGGGAGAACGGCGAACTGCTCGCGAGCGCCGACCCGGCGATCGAATCCGCCCGGCTGTTGGCCCTCGGCCACGGCCTCGGAACCACGGTCCTGGTCGGCCAGCGCACCGCCGACTCCGCCCGAACCGTGCTGACCTACCACCTGAACGCGCTGTTCGGGTAG
- a CDS encoding amino acid-binding protein produces MSFLIRVQIPDRPGILGAVASALGEIGADILSVDVVERASDMAIDDMVVELPSGRLPDILITAAESIDGVEVDAVRPYAGVLDTHRELELVEDIAAEPGNGLQIFAEGVPKIIRSGWAIVFGHHSGGAEQLAASSSAPQQGYLELPWLPLPRATILDGDEGWVPETWQELGTELAATPIGKPDRVLLAGRPGGPMFRAAEVARLAHLAGIVSVVLDD; encoded by the coding sequence GTGTCCTTCCTGATCCGGGTTCAGATACCGGACCGCCCGGGGATCCTCGGGGCGGTGGCGAGTGCGCTGGGCGAGATCGGAGCAGACATACTCAGCGTCGACGTGGTCGAGCGGGCCTCGGACATGGCCATCGACGACATGGTGGTGGAACTGCCGTCCGGTCGCCTGCCGGACATCCTGATCACCGCCGCGGAGTCCATCGACGGGGTCGAGGTCGACGCGGTCCGGCCGTACGCGGGCGTGCTGGACACCCACCGCGAGCTGGAACTGGTCGAGGACATCGCCGCCGAGCCCGGCAACGGCCTGCAGATCTTCGCCGAGGGCGTGCCGAAGATCATCCGCTCCGGCTGGGCGATCGTGTTCGGGCACCACTCGGGCGGTGCCGAACAACTGGCCGCGAGTTCGTCCGCACCGCAGCAGGGTTACCTGGAGCTGCCGTGGCTGCCGCTGCCGCGCGCCACGATCCTGGACGGCGACGAGGGCTGGGTGCCGGAAACCTGGCAGGAACTCGGCACCGAACTGGCGGCGACCCCGATCGGCAAACCGGACCGCGTGCTGCTGGCCGGGCGCCCAGGCGGCCCGATGTTCCGCGCCGCCGAGGTCGCGCGCCTCGCGCACCTGGCGGGCATCGTCTCGGTGGTCCTGGACGACTGA
- a CDS encoding type II toxin-antitoxin system VapB family antitoxin, whose protein sequence is MSRTNIDIDDELVEAAMHRYGLTTKREAVDVALRRLVGPKVTSEEFFALEGIGWDGDLNEIRDDAPEQV, encoded by the coding sequence ATGAGCCGCACAAACATCGATATAGACGATGAACTGGTCGAAGCCGCGATGCACCGGTACGGCCTGACGACCAAGCGCGAAGCGGTCGACGTCGCGTTGCGCAGACTTGTCGGTCCTAAAGTGACCAGCGAGGAGTTCTTCGCGCTGGAAGGGATCGGCTGGGATGGCGATCTCAACGAGATCCGCGACGATGCTCCGGAGCAGGTATGA
- a CDS encoding MFS transporter has product MDRRRLLLALACAAQFIVVLDVSVVNVALPSISASLGLDETVLPWVVNAYALVFAGFLLMGGRLADVIGRRRAFLAGLALFCVASLVGGTAVEPGALIAARAVQGLGAAVLAPATLTLLTTTFPEGNDRTRALAIWAAVGMAGGTAGNLTGGVLTEYLSWRATLLINVPIGVVAAPLALSLLARDRASTAARLDVPGALTATAGLITLTYGITQLRDADSLAVAAAFAGLTLLALFAAHEARHSDAALIPVRLFRLRAVSAGNAVLLLAGACLNPMWYFLSLAMQELLHYGPLATGLGFLPHTLVSILLGVNVVPRLMRHVGTRALIATGASISAAGFGWQSLLTPDSGYVLGLLGPGILIAIGGGLLNTPITTVVTSGVAAEDAGAASGLMNTTKQVGGAVGLAAMAAATATADRAPGVLAAAYGHAFLLMTGLMLATALATAMLPRAERTEAVAS; this is encoded by the coding sequence TTGGATCGCCGGAGGCTCCTGCTCGCCCTGGCCTGCGCGGCGCAGTTCATCGTCGTGCTGGACGTGTCCGTGGTGAACGTGGCGTTGCCGTCGATCAGCGCTTCACTGGGTCTCGACGAAACGGTGCTGCCCTGGGTGGTCAACGCCTACGCGCTGGTCTTCGCCGGTTTCCTGCTGATGGGCGGGCGGCTCGCCGACGTGATCGGGCGCAGGCGCGCGTTCCTCGCCGGGCTCGCGTTGTTCTGCGTGGCCAGCCTGGTGGGCGGGACAGCGGTCGAGCCTGGCGCGCTGATCGCGGCGCGGGCTGTGCAGGGGCTCGGCGCGGCCGTGCTCGCCCCGGCCACGCTGACGCTGCTGACCACCACGTTCCCCGAGGGGAACGACCGGACCCGAGCGCTGGCGATCTGGGCCGCCGTCGGAATGGCCGGTGGCACGGCCGGAAATCTCACGGGCGGAGTGCTCACCGAGTACCTCTCCTGGCGGGCGACGCTGCTGATCAACGTGCCGATCGGGGTCGTTGCCGCGCCGCTGGCGCTGAGCCTGCTGGCGCGCGACCGGGCATCAACGGCTGCGCGCCTGGACGTGCCCGGAGCGCTCACCGCCACGGCCGGTCTGATCACGCTCACGTACGGGATCACGCAACTGCGCGACGCGGATTCGCTCGCCGTTGCGGCGGCGTTCGCGGGCCTGACCCTGCTCGCGCTGTTCGCAGCGCACGAAGCGCGCCACAGCGATGCCGCCCTGATTCCGGTGCGGCTGTTCCGGCTGCGCGCGGTGTCGGCGGGCAATGCCGTGCTGTTGCTGGCCGGGGCGTGCCTGAATCCCATGTGGTACTTCCTGTCGCTGGCCATGCAGGAACTCCTGCACTACGGGCCATTGGCGACCGGGCTCGGATTCCTGCCGCACACGCTGGTGAGCATCCTGCTGGGTGTGAACGTGGTGCCGAGGCTGATGCGCCACGTCGGCACGCGCGCGCTGATCGCGACGGGTGCGTCGATCAGCGCGGCCGGGTTCGGCTGGCAGAGCCTGCTGACGCCGGACTCCGGTTACGTGCTCGGGCTGCTCGGGCCGGGGATCCTGATCGCGATCGGCGGCGGACTGCTGAACACTCCGATCACGACCGTGGTGACCAGCGGAGTCGCCGCCGAGGACGCGGGCGCGGCCTCCGGGCTGATGAACACCACCAAGCAGGTCGGCGGTGCCGTGGGACTCGCGGCCATGGCGGCGGCGACCGCCACCGCCGACCGCGCGCCCGGGGTGCTCGCCGCCGCCTAC
- the gatA gene encoding Asp-tRNA(Asn)/Glu-tRNA(Gln) amidotransferase subunit GatA — MTQTATGGDSALTGLTAAELAAELAAGEVSSVEATRAHLDRISGVDGNVHAFLHVDADGALDAANKADEDRAAGRSASPLAGVPLALKDVFATGDMPTTCGSKMLEGWVPPYDSTVAQRLRAAGVVVLGKTNMDEFAMGSSTENSAYGPTRNPWNTERIPGGSGGGSAAALAAFEAPLAIGTDTGGSIRQPGAVTGTVGVKPTYGGVSRYGLVAFSSSLDQPGPCARTVLDAAMLHEVIAGHDPMDSTSINAPVPQVAAAAREGAAGDLTGVKVGVVREFAGEGYQPGVERSFRAAVEQLSKLGAEVVEISCPHFDYALGAYYLIAPSEASSNLARFDAMRYGLRVGDDGERSAEQVMSLTREAGFGAEVKRRIMLGTYALSSGYYDAYYGQAQKVRTLISRDFTAAFEQVDVLVSPTTPTTAFEIGERSDDPLAMYLADLCTIPVNLAGNAAMSVPSGLSDEDGMPVGLQIMAPALADDRLYRVGAAYETARDAAQGGPLIDRIPALEVA; from the coding sequence ATGACCCAGACCGCGACCGGCGGCGACTCGGCCCTGACCGGCCTGACCGCCGCGGAGCTGGCAGCCGAGCTGGCCGCCGGCGAGGTGAGTTCGGTCGAGGCCACCCGCGCCCACCTGGACCGCATCTCCGGCGTGGACGGCAACGTGCACGCCTTCCTGCACGTGGACGCCGACGGTGCGCTCGATGCCGCGAACAAGGCCGACGAGGACCGCGCCGCCGGCCGGTCGGCTTCCCCGCTGGCGGGCGTGCCGCTGGCGCTCAAGGACGTGTTCGCCACCGGCGACATGCCCACCACCTGCGGCTCGAAGATGCTGGAGGGCTGGGTCCCGCCGTACGACTCCACGGTGGCGCAGCGGCTGCGCGCGGCCGGTGTGGTGGTGCTCGGCAAGACCAACATGGACGAGTTCGCGATGGGCTCGTCCACCGAGAACTCCGCCTACGGCCCCACCCGCAACCCGTGGAACACCGAGCGCATCCCCGGCGGCTCGGGCGGCGGTTCGGCGGCGGCGCTGGCCGCGTTCGAGGCGCCGCTGGCGATCGGCACCGACACCGGCGGCTCGATCCGCCAGCCGGGCGCGGTGACCGGCACGGTCGGCGTGAAACCGACCTACGGCGGCGTTTCCCGCTACGGCCTGGTGGCGTTCTCGTCCTCGCTGGACCAGCCAGGGCCGTGCGCGCGCACGGTGCTGGACGCGGCGATGCTGCACGAGGTGATCGCCGGGCACGACCCGATGGACTCGACCTCGATCAACGCCCCGGTGCCGCAGGTCGCGGCGGCCGCCCGCGAAGGCGCGGCCGGGGACCTGACCGGCGTGAAGGTCGGCGTGGTGCGCGAGTTCGCCGGTGAGGGCTACCAGCCCGGGGTGGAGCGTTCGTTCCGCGCCGCGGTGGAGCAGCTGTCGAAGCTGGGCGCTGAGGTCGTGGAGATCTCCTGCCCGCACTTCGACTACGCGCTCGGCGCCTACTACCTGATCGCGCCGAGTGAGGCGTCGTCCAACCTGGCCCGGTTCGACGCGATGCGCTACGGCCTGCGCGTCGGCGACGACGGCGAGCGCAGCGCCGAGCAAGTCATGTCGCTGACCCGCGAAGCCGGGTTCGGTGCCGAGGTCAAGCGCCGGATCATGCTCGGCACCTACGCGCTGTCGTCCGGCTACTACGACGCCTACTACGGCCAGGCGCAGAAGGTCCGCACGCTGATCTCCCGCGACTTCACCGCCGCGTTCGAGCAGGTGGACGTGCTGGTCTCGCCGACCACGCCGACCACCGCGTTCGAGATCGGTGAGCGCTCCGACGACCCGCTGGCGATGTACCTGGCGGACCTGTGCACGATTCCGGTGAACCTGGCGGGCAACGCCGCCATGAGCGTCCCCAGTGGACTGTCCGATGAGGACGGGATGCCGGTGGGGCTGCAGATCATGGCCCCGGCGCTGGCCGACGACCGGCTCTACCGGGTCGGCGCGGCCTACGAGACCGCCCGCGACGCCGCCCAGGGCGGCCCGCTGATCGACCGCATTCCCGCCCTGGAGGTGGCGTGA
- the gatC gene encoding Asp-tRNA(Asn)/Glu-tRNA(Gln) amidotransferase subunit GatC produces MSKISRDEVAHLAGLARLAVTEQELDTFAGQLDVILESVARVGEVAAQDIPPTSHAVPVTNVFREDVVRPSLPREAALDGAPAAEENRFRVPRILNEEA; encoded by the coding sequence GTGTCCAAGATCTCCCGCGACGAGGTCGCGCACCTCGCCGGCCTGGCCAGGCTGGCGGTCACCGAGCAGGAGCTCGACACCTTCGCCGGTCAGCTCGACGTGATCCTCGAATCGGTGGCCCGCGTCGGGGAGGTCGCCGCGCAGGACATCCCCCCGACTTCGCACGCGGTGCCGGTGACCAACGTGTTCCGCGAAGACGTGGTGCGGCCCAGCCTGCCGCGCGAGGCCGCGCTGGACGGCGCGCCCGCGGCCGAGGAGAACCGGTTCCGCGTCCCGCGGATCTTGAACGAGGAGGCGTGA
- a CDS encoding PIN domain nuclease translates to MKQYLVDTSVWIDFFRGIPGGSHDVMKDLGQDTDCIATTEPVIMELRAGAVGTRLARIEGTLNRFAQLGVQPTTDFFVAADLYRQVRRNGNTVRSMVDCLIAAVAIRTGATLVHRDRDYALLADIATELRVRSALD, encoded by the coding sequence ATGAAGCAGTATCTCGTCGATACGTCGGTCTGGATCGACTTTTTTCGCGGGATTCCCGGTGGATCCCACGACGTCATGAAGGACTTGGGGCAGGACACCGACTGCATCGCCACCACAGAGCCTGTGATCATGGAACTGCGAGCCGGAGCCGTGGGAACTCGGCTGGCTCGGATCGAAGGGACGTTGAACCGCTTCGCGCAGCTTGGCGTTCAGCCGACCACAGATTTCTTCGTGGCGGCCGACCTCTACAGGCAGGTGCGCCGCAACGGGAACACTGTCCGCTCCATGGTCGACTGCCTGATCGCTGCGGTCGCCATCCGAACTGGCGCAACGCTGGTTCATCGAGACCGTGACTACGCGTTGCTGGCGGATATCGCTACCGAGCTTCGGGTGCGGTCTGCACTGGACTGA